The genomic region AAGATCTATTCCACCCCACCCTTTCTTTCCACGTTAGAGACTTATCTGGATTGGGCCCAGAGCTGGTAGCCAGAGTTCCCCAAATGCAGACTTGAGTAAATTTCATCACAAGTCAGTTCCTCCTTCTCTGCTTACCCTCCTTCCCTTGCTTCCTCTTGAATTGGTGTGCCTTTAACTCCTCACAGAAATACCAATATTTGCACATGCATTTTGAAACAGATTAATTAAAATCATTTATCTTTGCAGAATAGTATTCTGGAATATTTTCATACTGAGATgatagttttcttttcctgttgtctACTGTCTTTTCCATTAttaatgcattaaaaagaaaaaaaattcgtGGTTCTATGCTATGGAAGTTATTGAAGTTGATTTTCCGCAGATGCTGCAGACATTTGGCACTAATTCCTTTAAGGTCTGACCCTAATTCCCTGCTTTTAATGACAAAACAGAACATATCCTGTTAAATTCATCTTGTGGCTATCTTCAGCATCGTTACATGTTTACTGTTGTTTCCAGTAATGTAGTCTTGAATATTGAGTCTCTGGAGAAAGGCATGGCATTTAGAAGTGTAATACTAGTTTGTATAGTTGGGATTATATTGCCTTCATGACCTCTCTCTTCAAACGTGACTATAAAAGTTAGCTGTAAACTCAATTTATTTggacataatttcctttttctgcaagAACCATTTTAATATAAGGATTTTCTAAACGAAGAGCAGCTGTTTTTAAGAATCAGTCATAATCCAGTTGTCTACATACCCTTATTATTATCTGCCTTATTTTCTCAGTTAATATCTATCCAGtaatctttttctgttatttcacaaTATTATCCAATGCTTGATGAAAGAATTGTTTCTGTAGCTTGTATTGTCTGTGAGCTCCTAATAGATGGAATAGGTACTACTCTGGCAGATTGTCGCCTGCTACCTGCCTACATAACTGTCTCATTTCCATTCTCAGCTGACAGCACATCATATGCCTTGCCCGTGCCTTTCATATCTGTTGGTCTATGTGAACTTAATTTTCTAAATCTGTGAACATCAATAGGTGCTGCATTTGAAGGGCAAGAAACATGAAATATCTGAACTTTATTGCTTTCTGGCAGAGAATGCAATTCGTagtgaaaaatcaaaattaagcCATGCAGGAGTGCTTAAAATAGTTGATCCTGTTTCTTTTTGCAAGAACATTTTCATGGTTTTAATCTTCCATTTTGCTGTTCATGAAGCTTTATAACAATTGAAGTACAAGATATTGACAACTATTTCTTGAAAAAACACTAAGTAAGAGCTATtataatgttttatataaatatatgctgTGCATCAATTGAGTTTAATATTCTTGTTCTAGCATTGACTTTTAATAGATACTTAGCTCAAATAGATGTAATATGATTAACTTCCTTACAACTCCATAATCTACTCCAAAAATGTTAGGGACTTCAACTTAATTGCTCTatagtaatttttattaaaatggcaGCCCTCTGCGCACTGTTTTAGTTTCAATATTCTATTAAGTTTCATAGGAAAGGAAGGCCATTTTATGTCACATCTGATATGATTGGCTCACACGATGGCTAAATACACTTTTCTCTGCAAGTCAGCTCAGTCAAGAATCACATCAAAGTATCTAGCGAGAATTTGAGAATACCTCCACATATATTTCATTATAGTTTCCgtgattttcttttaagaatacaattttgagaaaaaaatgaatatggTGAGAAATTGACATTTGGGGATTATCGTATGGCTTATGcgtttttcttctctgccagaAGCCATGATATCATGCCTTGATACTCAGTCAAATTACACAGtattaatttgttaatttttcttgGTTGATATTGTAGTTACTGATTGCAAACTAGGAACTGTGACTGAAAAATGATAGTTCAGAGTTACAGGTTTATTTTATAAACTTCCTCCAGCTCTATTATTGTCTTGGAatgtgtattgattttttttttctccccccaccctgttCATCATTCACCATTATTTGCAGAAAAGCCCAACTTCTGCTTTCATGAGAAAGACCCTGGAATCTGCCGAGGCTATTTTTCCAGGTATTTCTATAACAAAGAGAAGAAGATATGTGAAGTATTCAAGTACGGTGGGTGCCTAGGAAACCAGAACAACTTCAAGAATTTGGAAGAATGCCAGACTACCTGCCAAGGCAACTGTGAGTTGTTGTCCTCGTTATTCTTAATGTTATTCTTGTATAAATAATGTTGCGTTTTAAAGTACcttgcatgggaaaaaaagacaacttagGTTATCCTGAGGTGGCAATAATTTAGATCTGAAATTAAcgttaattatatatatttttaaataaaaatacaaaaatgaaaaatacaaactaaaaaaaaaatggtaggtACTATTAATTTTAATGACTATTACAGGACTCatccttttttacttttctcatgaGAGTTAGTTGCCTATGTATATGTTAATTCTACAACTCCCTGCAAAATATATATTAAACCTGTCTGTGTAAGAAAGAACACTATATTAATTTTCCAAAATCTGCATACTATTTAATACATCTAAGTTGAAACAAATAGTGTGTGATCTGGAATTTGAAATAGAATTTTAGAGGCAATACAGACAGATGAACTAATTAAAATGATATCCATTTCAACTGAAGAGGGGATTTGGTCCACAATGAGTACCGTTTCCTGGCTGTACCTGGACATTAGAGCATCACATTTCTCCATTAAACTTGCCATTAGGGGGCAGATTTTATAAACACAATTTCTAGGGTAGAAAGCTGGGGAAATTTGGTTTGAAGTATATTGTAAAAATATTGGTACCTACATTGAAGAAGGCAGAGAGTTTACAGTAATAGAGATAATGACAGGGAATGAAGAAATGGACCTATTCTGGTTACAGCTATGTAAGTCTTTTTCTGTAATCTGAAATCTGACAGCTGCTTGGCTTTATAATATCATAAAATGTTAACACATATTTTTAACCTGTACATCTGAATATAGTCTTTTCAAACCAAGCCTTGTAATGAAAAGAGGTGCCAATGTAAGAATTTCTGGTTTTACCGTTTCCTTATTGTGCGTTGCTAGTTTCCCACCAAAAAATCATGGAAGCCTGTCCCTCATTTCTGAATGATTTGGCTGTGCAGCTTAGGCTACCAAAACAGCCTGGCCACAGATCATTCATCCACTTCCTCGCCTCACTAGTTCCTGTGAACTGTTCTATATCAGAATATAGTAACCTTCATAACTCCTCTCCCCTTCACAAAATGTTTACTTTTATTCATAGGACTAATACATTTTCCCAGACAGAGCCTCCAGACCCTTTTGTCTTGCTTGTCTCTAGTGGGCCTTTTTCCAGGACTGTTTCATAATCGGTCATTTTGGCAAGGGGAACTTGAGCTTATTCACATTTAGAAAAGGAAAGACCCACTATGGTTccctttttaaagaatttttttaaaaaagatatacaTATAGAGCTATGTGCTTTTCCCCTACCTTtgctgaaacatttcttcctgggCTCTGATTCCACTTTTACCTTCTGGACTAAAAGTTgcagaaggcttgctttttttcctgactttatCCTGAAATAACACCTTTGTGTAAATTTCTATGAATACCCAAGAAGAAAGAGGATTAGGGGCCATTGCCATGGTTTAAATAGATCAGAGTTTTTACCTGAGTGATATTGAATCATTGATACCaattgttttgtgttgtttttcctagttgttttcattttgtttttcttttagcaaatTTGTTGCCAGTTGTTCCAGCTGAAGAGCATGCTAACACTGTGAACAGTAGCTCCCCAGAGAAAGAACCCAACCAGTTTCCTGGGATTTTTGGTAAGAATTTGGTTTTGCAGAAAAAGTTTTGCGTTTTTAATGCAGACACTCCTTGGCTTGTCCActcattttcatgtttatttgaaAGTATGTTAATTGAAATACAGAAGCACAGGGAATTCGGTAACATTACAACTATTTTCATAGCCATTTTGTTGTCAGTAACACGTATTTTGAAAAAAGCTTAGAATTGCAAAGGTCAGAACGTCTGCTAGTAATATAAAAATAACCGTACCAAACCATGTTTGATTTAAATCTTACGTTGGTaaaattgaagaagaaaaaggaatccaTCCCAAAGTTACCTCAGTACATTAGTTTCCTATGCCTTTGGGACTTAAAGAAATGCTGCCTTTTAGTGGTATTAATACTGGCATGCAGCAAGGCAAATGGGTACCAGTCATAGCTTATTTTCAGGGCTTTGCTCTGTGTAGATAACCCCTTATTTACtgtttcacttctttttccttttagtcAATTTGTTGCCAACTGCTCAAAATGAGAAGTCCAGCAATCTGAACAGTAGTTCCCCAAAGGAGGAGCGCAACCAGTTTCCcattttttttggtaagattttGCAGTTCTTAGCTCTCGGTCTTTTATTGCTTTTCGATTTCCACCCATTTTCCAACATATCTGAGACTAAAGAGTGGGCTTCTATCTATGTCAAATGTTGTGGTAAGCAGAGAAagtcaaaacaaagaaatatattGGTACTTACAGATCTTCAATAAATATTAGAAAGTGGAAGACCGACAACATCTTGTACTCTTCTGAAAGCGTGTGCTTCCCGAAGGTCTgataaatacaaaaaattaaagattaaaagcaGTGATGCAGAGTTCTTTTagtcaaaattaatatttttgtggtGATCTAATTGGCAGCTGATTTAAAGCTCCTTTTACCTGTTAAAAATGGACCATATTTGGATTTTGGAATATGGCACAATATATTTAtcgtaatactttttttttttcccccactaagGCTATATTAAACTCAGTTCTTGGTTTGAGTATAATCAAAGTGAGTGTGAATTAATTTTGTGTCTGCTTCCAAGGTATTTTTGCATTATGTATTATAATGGCGATGAGTATCTGGACCTTTGCTGTAGAGGGCTGGGTTTTAACAGTTTCTACAGCTGGAGGCTGTCCACTATAGATTGCTGGTACTTGCTCACACTGCAAAGGGAGATTGAATTTGAGGCATGTCATTTTTATGATCCACAGTTATGCAAGAGGAAACGAGAAACAGTTGGAAAAAGCCTGAACGTTCTTACCAagcatttctgttggttttttgcaCTTACACTTACTTGTACTTTTGGGCACTGAGTGATGACTTATGAATTCATCAAGGTTTTTGTGTGTAATATGGTCTGTAAGATTATGGGCACATAGGGTAATATTCCTGTACTCTTTGCTTAGAATGATATGTCTAATAAAGCTTGAATGttgttgtattctttttttttttttttttgcctgcactATGATCCACATGCACTGTTGAGCTGAGGTAAGTTTCTGTGATAGTTGGATTGTTTGTCTACCACACAAAAAACATCAATGCACTCCGTTATTAAAATGATTGACAATAAAACAGTAAAGCTTTTGGCAacttatttcactgaaaaatatttgaatgatTTAAGGCCTGGTAGTAAGTCTAGGGACATAAGAGCATATAGGTTTCCTGAAGGGTTTTACTCATAATAAGAATCTCCAAATCACCAAAACAACTCATCTATCCAAGCAATGGGGCATGATTCACGATGTTTTCTCAAGAGACAACTGAAGGGTTGTCTCAGCAATAGTGAATTTTCTGGTGGAGCAGATTTTGGGAAGGAGAGGTGAGGGTAAGAGACAGAGAAGACTTGGAAGTGGGTGGAAGAAAGGGTCAGGGAACAAGTGTGGGTGGGAGTCAGTGTAGCTGATGGGTCAGGTAAGAAACAGGACCTTGGAAGGACCAGTGTGTTTCAGTGGAAAGTCTAAAGACCCCACAGGTTGTTCCCTGTTCCTATATTACCTATCTTGCACTACTCTGCCCCATAAAGCCACCTGCTGCCATTCTGTTTGCCAGCCTGTGTCTTTCAGACTGCTGGGATGGGCTAAAATCTGGTACTTTGTGCAATCCCACtatggggggaggaaaaaaacctgacagatGATTTCTCCACCGAGATGTGGAGAGCATAGCTTCCATTCTTGCTGTTAATAGAGGTAGAGGGGTAAACTGAAGTTGCAAGGTAGAGCCACCTCACACAGACATGCACTGTGACTCCCCATGGCCCTCAGTGAGGGACAAGAGTCTGGCTGTCCACATATGATGGACTGTTCAGGATGGAGTGGCTGATGCCTGTCTTCTCTAGTGCAGGCAAGTTAGCTGTTCTGCCACTGTAACATCTATTTTGCGCGTATATTGTTGTGGCTAtgtatcttcatttttttaaatacatgaccACTATTAAAAAACAATCTTGCAAGGAGCTGTCTCTTATAGAATACCTTAGCTCACAACTGAAATGCTATTTCATCttgatttcaagaaaaaatagATATTAATGGTTGTATGTATAACAATGTAATGATATCAGATTAATAGATTTCCAACAAAGTTCTTGATCTTCAGAAAATTAAACTCTTCTAtagccaaacaaaacaaactttttttttttttcctgcatataaACATGAGACTTCTAGCACTGTCTCTCAACAATGAACTTTCTGCAGAGCATGAAGATCATTCTGGTCTTACTCTGCTGCAAGatctaaaataacttttattctGGGAAAGTTAAGAGAAAGTGAAGCCAAGAATCAAACCTTTAATTTTTAGATTATACAAAGTGATCTATGTAAGGGAATTATGAGTGCTATACTCTACATTTGCTAAGTGGCGTGCAGGATCAAAAGTCAGTTTTCAGCCCAGCACACAGAGAGAGTTCCTGTTATTACTTCTCAAAGTCAGGGCCGTATCTTTTCTGATATAAATTGACACAGTTCTATTCACTATATTGGATCTGCACCAGTTTATACCTATAGAGTACTGTCAAGTGAAGATGACTCATTATTTTTGTAATAGCTTGTCTACGTGaagattcttttattttctctttgctgccaCCAGGAAGGAGATACTGAAGCCTGCATGTATCAAAAATCTGGCAGTAAATCTGGAGTTTCATAAATGTCACACACCTGCGTCTAGCAAAAGAGAATGCAGGAAGCATTGTTTCTCATCCAGCTCACCAAGATAACGTCAAACTTCTTCTGTACTGTGATCAATTAACAATTCATTGTCACACAACCCCAGCTAAGCCTGAGGGATAAGGATTATTGTTGCAATGCAGGGTTGggaatattttttataaatatgagTCTACCTCTGAATATGCGCGTTTCAGAGATTCTGAAGTATGATCATGTCATCTGTTCACACCACAGAGCGGGTGTCTGGGTTTCAAGAAAAGGCTGTATTAAAACAATTTTATCTTAAACCATACACATTTAAAGATTGTTTAGGTAGCAGTGAAGGGTAGGATACAATGGTCTTTTTATAGGTAAGAACGATAGCCTTTTTTATCTACTGCTTATTCCACATAATTAGCTTACATATTTTTTTAGACACAAAATATCAAATATTGCAGTTTTTGGTCTTACTCTCTCACCAAAACAAAATCAGTCCAAACATCTGCGTCATcaagaaaaagtacagaaaaacagaaagataagATAACAGGAAGACCTATGCTGTATTTTGCTGTTGTAAAGCCTGAAACCTATTTGAGGTGCTAGAGGCCAGAGTTCCAGTTCCCAGGCTCCACTGGAGATGGGTTCCGAGGTCTAATTTCCTTCAAAGGTTTTTGATGGAATTGCCACGTTTCTGAGGAGCAGAACTTTATATTTCATTGTATcagcattttccagaagaaaattttACACCTAGAAATGTTTGGCTAACTCAGGTTGGAAACTTTCATTTGTCCTTTGGCTGTATGAATTGTAAATTCTTTTTTCCCATACTTGTTTGTGACCTGACTTATGTTGCATATATTTGGCAAATAATATACATAGCAAATCCAAGTTTATCAGCTTGCTATTGGATATTTAAAACCTGTTTAAATCAGATATTTTGGAGAAACAGAATAACGGGAACACAAGGGTGAAGATGGAGTCTTAAGGTCTGTTGCTGTCAATTAAATAACCGGTTGATTTGTGTATCAATTACATCAAAGGCCATAGGATGGGCCATGTAGTTGCATGTATAAAAAAAGTTAGAAAGCATTTAAtgacatttattaatttttaggTTGATATGATCCACTTGATGTTAACATGTATTGACTTATGTATTGAGTAATGTAATGAGTAATCTTATTTGCaccatgaaaaacaaaattgctaAAATGTAATCTAAATTGAGGAAAAAAGTAGAgttaaaaacagcatttctgtctcAAGTAGTCTCTCAATAAAGTTGATATCTGTAATTCATAGACCTTTAATGACCAGATTAGGGGAAAATAATTCTGATAGCGGGACACGTGTTACTATTTATTTTTACCGTCTTCAGTGTGTACCCCTTCCCCTCTGTATAGTTTTGTGGGTTGTAGGATTTTGTGggatttgcttctttctttttctttttcttttttccttcatagaAAAAGCAGGAGATAAAACATTTCATCAACTTAGAAAAGTGAGGCTGTAAAACCCAAACATTTGAGAGAGAAACTCAAGAACAGGCATAATATTTAAACTTACTGTAACATCATATACATAAGTATGGCATTAGAAGCAGGGGCTGAACAGAGAAAACTTAGCTGGATCTAATGCTCCTGGTGACTGTGTTAACATACTCACAGGCTTATAGATGGTTCTGCCAATACAGATGTTGGGCTGGGCATGACCACCACGTAGTTTATGTTTACAGTATCTTAAAATTAAGAGGTCTTTTAGTGACCAGTGTATTAAAATCAATTCATAATTTTTATGATCCTCAGCAGATGAGAAATTATcatgtcatttcatttttattgtaatatactgggggttttgggggaaaaaaaaaggctgttacaTGGCAAAATTACGAGGTTTTCTTCATGGGCTGGTTGCTTCTGTGAGTGTAAAGAACATGCAGATATTTTGAAGACGAACGGGAATAGTGTTTGGTATCTGGGGCATTTATCTAGCAATGATCTAGACAAAGAACAACATAATTTTTAGAAAGAGTACAAGTGGAATTCTTAACAGCATTTGGATGCCGCTCTGCCAGCTGCATTATACGTACATAGGTAGTCCTTATTCACCAGTTACCACATCAGTGGCCCCATGATTCCCCTAAAGCTTACAGTCATTGTGAGAACTCCTTCATGAGAGGACCCTGGAGCCTCTCTGGAAAATTCTACATACCAGATAAGTAATGTACATTACAAAGTATATCTTTAAATTGTGttatataattaaaaaacctATGCTGTTTGGCCCTTTCATCACTGGCAAGCCTTTCCGCTTTTTCTGAAATTATCAGGTTAAAATaggtaagcattttttttttaatgttgctgaaCATATGCTTTGAAAGCTAACACCCTCTCCAGATAAAGTGAGCTGAAATTACTTCTAGGCACAAGAGTTCTCAGTTAGACTGGTACCAAAAGCATTGCATTAGTTAATTTAACTACCATCTTcattataaataaaacagtagATTTAATGTAAATTTTATCACACTGTGAGCTCTTACTCTGGATCCAGAGTGAACCTTACTCTTACAATAATGTTACagttataaaaacaaattaagtagTGCTCATTTTATAACCTGAAGCTAACTTAATCTATCTTGAAAAAACAACTCACGACTCagtttttgcatttcagaattcTTTTTGAATAGTACGATGTTGCTAATGCAGCTTCAAATatattattaatttcattttgctgtcttaGCTTTCCATAAatcaccattctttttttttcccagcaattttttatactttttcacCTTGCCAGCTTTGCAGGTGTGTAATATATGTGTAAGATAAGTAAGATGTATCGTGGTTCATTTTGGATATTTTCTTGTCAGCCTCTTGAATTGCCCAATTTAATTCATAACTTCTTGCTTTCAGCAACTCATCCGCTTCCTGCTTTTGTGACAACAGGATGTCTTCAGCTCTGTTGTAACCCAAATTATCCCCTAAGATTTTTACTTGATTTCTTCTCTGAACCACTTCTACCTGGCTTCGTAACTTCAAGAAGCCATCTGACTAGCTTCACATTTCCATTTGTGCATTCATATCTGAGCTATCTCAATTCTGCtactttttgaaggaaaagggTGCTCCTTTGGGTCACTCGTAACTGATGATAAAATGGCTCCCGTTCAGTTTCTTCCATCCTCTGCACCAATTGTGTCAGTTCTCATTTTGTATGAGTCACTCCAGGGTGACAGATGATGGAGTTTCTCCAGGTTTGGGAATTCTGGCACGGATTTGCTTCCTCAACTTGCTCCAGAGCCCAGGTACTTCAGATACCTCAGGTTCATCTTCCAGTGTTTCAGTTGTCATACTCTCACTTGCAGCGACACTGAAGAAACAAACCACCAACCTACTCCTTGGAATGGTAAAAACCTAAGAGCAGCACTAAAGCACCAGCATCTCGGTCACTTTGTGCACTTTTTCTTCACATCTGATCCTTTGTTATTCTGCAATTTGCAACCTATTTCTTGATAATTGCTCAGTGTTTTTCAATAGACCAACTTCTATTGCTTAGGTGAAGCTTTATGTATTCATAACGCAAACCCAATATTAAGGTATTGACTCTTACATTAGAAATGCTGAGTACTTTTACCTTCTGTTTGATTTCAGAATGTCTAGCTGTACTTAGGAAAATTCACTTAATTAATTGTCATAAATattgacaatattttaaaagctgtccaagtttaatttatttcatttcacttgcTACAAATACTTCACTTGAAACTTCTCTAATTGAGTTTGAATACTATCTCCTATCACAGGAATGGCAATTTTATCAATAAATATATAGGAAACAAACCTTGCTTTTAGGTAAGCTTTTGCTGGCTTAAATCATAAAAGGAAGATGGTTATGTAAACTATCCTGGATTTTCAGGAGGGCAGAATTAAATTTGCCATTAAATTTCATATAAATTTCAAAATTCTGTGAGCTGTAAATTTCATATATAACATCAATATAACAGAAAACTGGTAAACTGCAGTGTTGTCTCTAACCTTGTTTTTCTTGGTCTTTCTAGAACCACCCCCTATCCCTTCTTTCTGCATGACCCCTATGGACAGAGGACTTTGTAGAGCCAAAGAGTTAAGATTTTTCTACAACTACTCAACTGGAAGATGTCAGCCATTTAGATACAGTGGTTGCGGtgggaatgaaaataatttcacttCCAGGAAGTCATGTTTGAGGATCTGCAAGAAAGGTATGGGAAGTGATACTGCCGCAGATTATCACAAGAGGTAAATATTACGCAGGCTGAAGCATTCTTGCAACTTCTGGTAGTCAGTATTGGCCTGATAAAATGCAATAGTTGAAAGTCTtagaaaagtgaaaatggaaatcagaagagagacagagctagagagagaaagatggacaataaaatacagtgtacaagaacagaaataagaCAACTTGGCATTGGTCAGTCATATGAAGACTTTAGGTAAGaccatgttcttttctcttttttttaaagaatatttcttgAAAACAAGTCTTGTCTCATTTCTGATAATATTGGATGTGTTAGTCATGCAGCATCTAATCTTACTTTCTTCGTTTTGCTTTAGGATTCgataaaaaaaaaggtgaaagaagattaataaaaatcaagaagaaaagaaagaaacagccagTAAAGACTCTGGGCGAGGAAATCATCCCTGAAAAAATATGACTTTGATTTTTATGAAAACATGAAGTAAACTACTATTCACCTGTGAATGAAAGCCTTTCATGTACACCCTTTAAATATATTTACTGTACTGACTATTTCGATTACATATTATTAAGCtgcttatatttttattatgtattccTCATTCATGTTAATAAACGTTACCTTTCACTTTGATAAAGGGTGTTAAATTATAGTTTGATTGTATATAATTGTCAGAGCTGAAACAGGACAGAACAGACTGTGTGGGTGTATAACTCATAATGATTAAAAAGTAGACGAGATTCAAATTTACTTTGCTCCCTTATTCttttttgaaatctatttttgTGCTAAAGAAAGCATAATGCTTGTCAAACACTAGTCACTTGTCAAGCATGATTGTTT from Rissa tridactyla isolate bRisTri1 chromosome 7, bRisTri1.patW.cur.20221130, whole genome shotgun sequence harbors:
- the TFPI gene encoding tissue factor pathway inhibitor isoform X2 encodes the protein MKGRKKGCSLPLTFILLFASITGHATTDLDDGEDEDVLGAALPPLKLGHSVCAMKADEGPCKAIHMRYYFNIQSRECEIFEYGGCHGNENNFLTLEECQKKCLVTELPWKMMFAKIKKEKPNFCFHEKDPGICRGYFSRYFYNKEKKICEVFKYGGCLGNQNNFKNLEECQTTCQGNSNLLPVVPAEEHANTVNSSSPEKEPNQFPGIFVNLLPTAQNEKSSNLNSSSPKEERNQFPIFFVMQEETRNSWKKPERSYQAFLLVFCTYTYLYFWALSDDL
- the TFPI gene encoding tissue factor pathway inhibitor isoform X1, which gives rise to MKGRKKGCSLPLTFILLFASITGHATTDLDDGEDEDVLGAALPPLKLGHSVCAMKADEGPCKAIHMRYYFNIQSRECEIFEYGGCHGNENNFLTLEECQKKCLVTELPWKMMFAKIKKEKPNFCFHEKDPGICRGYFSRYFYNKEKKICEVFKYGGCLGNQNNFKNLEECQTTCQGNSNLLPVVPAEEHANTVNSSSPEKEPNQFPGIFVNLLPTAQNEKSSNLNSSSPKEERNQFPIFFEPPPIPSFCMTPMDRGLCRAKELRFFYNYSTGRCQPFRYSGCGGNENNFTSRKSCLRICKKGFDKKKGERRLIKIKKKRKKQPVKTLGEEIIPEKI